In Castanea sativa cultivar Marrone di Chiusa Pesio chromosome 6, ASM4071231v1, a single window of DNA contains:
- the LOC142639085 gene encoding PRA1 family protein B1 — MASPPTLPVSNSQTNSTATTQPITTPALRAFISRLSSSIRRGFSQRRPWSELVDRTSMTRPEYLTEAYSRIRKNLAYFRVNYLTFISLVLAFSLLSHPISLLVLLSLLAAWTFLYLFRPSDQPLVIFGRTFSDRETLIGLSLLTIVVVFLTTVGSLLISALMVGFAIVCAHGAFRVPEDLFLDDEEPANSGFLSFLGGAASSAAAAAAPVAARV, encoded by the coding sequence ATGGCCTCTCCTCCGACACTCCCAGTCTCCAACTCACAAACCAACTCCACCGCCACCACCCAACCCATAACCACGCCCGCTCTCCGCGCGTTCATATCACGCTTATCCTCCTCGATCCGCCGCGGCTTCTCTCAACGACGCCCATGGTCCGAACTCGTAGACCGGACCTCCATGACCCGACCCGAATATCTCACCGAAGCCTACTCTCGGATCCGAAAAAACCTCGCCTATTTCCGCGTCAACTACCTCACCTTCATATCCTTGGTCCTcgctttctctctcctctctcacccTATCTCTCTCCTCGTTCTCCTCTCTCTCCTCGCCGCCTGGACTTTCCTCTACCTCTTCCGCCCGTCCGATCAGCCTCTCGTCATTTTCGGCCGCACGTTCTCCGATCGCGAGACCTTGATCGGCCTCTCGCTCTTAACAATCGTCGTTGTTTTCCTCACCACCGTCGGATCGCTCCTCATCTCGGCGTTGATGGTCGGCTTCGCGATCGTGTGCGCTCACGGTGCGTTCAGAGTTCCAGAGGATCTCTTCCTCGACGATGAAGAGCCAGCCAATTCTGGATTCCTCTCCTTCCTCGGCGGCGCTGCCTCTTCCGCCGCCGCGGCCGCCGCTCCTGTCGCCGCACGTGTCTGA